The genomic interval ACGTTCCATCAGGATAAAGATGGAGCAGCCTGAAGCCCGGCCTTTCCTGATCCAAAGCAAAATCTGAACTATGCGGTTCAAACTGAATGCAAGTAGAAGGCGTTCCTAAATACTGTACGCCCTGACGCTGGTGGCTATACTCTTGATGAATATGCCCAAACACAACAAGCCTAACCTGGGGGTGGCGATCCAGCACCGAAAACAAATCACTAGAATTTTGTAGGGTACTTCCATCTAGCCAATTTGAGCCGACGAGAAAAGGAGGATGGTGTAATCCCACAAGCGTAGGATAGTCACGCATTGCAGTTAATTGATGATCCAGCCACTTCAAACTCTCCTGTTTCAAACAACCATGAACATGCCCTGGAACCTGAGAATTCAACAGTAAAAAGCACCAACCCCTTACACAAAAAGATTTTTGAGAAGAAATGACGGAACCATCCAGGATTGGCTCCATTGCTGGTAAGTAATCATGATTTCCTGGCAGCCAGTAAACTGGAATTCCCAGAGGTTTTAGTAGACTTCTCAACAGCTTATAGGACTCAGGCTTACCATCCTGTGATAAATCCCCAGTCAACACTATAAGGTCGGGAGCAGGATCAAGAGTGGCTACCTGCCTTAGAACCACCTCAAAAGATTCCGTGGTTGGCAGTCCTAACAAAAGTTGGTCAGAATCTGCAAATAAATGTACATCGGTAATCTGTACAACACGCAGGGGAGAAAGCACGGACATGGCGCTCTAAATCTGCTACTAAAAGCAAGAGAAGGTTGAAACAGGAAAGTCTTGATCTCGAAACGGGGCAAGTGACATAGATGCCTGAACCCCCTAAGCCCTAAATATTTACAATAACGCTCACTTCCCCTTCAGAAGGAGATCTATCACAGCTATACACGTGATCTTTATCACATTCAATTACTGACAGACAGAATCCACATCAGCAAGAGTTTGCTCAATAAGGATTCGATCGGTCAAGTTGCAAGATAAAATTACCACTGCAAAAGGATAATCAAAGACAATCTCCAATCCCTTTTCAAAACTAAATGCTTTACATGGAGTCCGTAGCGAACTAAATTTGATATATTCTAGTTTTACTGAGAAGCTCTTTCTCGGCGGCATAGCCAAGTGGTAAGGCAAGGGTCTGCAAAACCCTCATCCCCCAGTTCGAATCTGG from Kovacikia minuta CCNUW1 carries:
- the cpdA gene encoding 3',5'-cyclic-AMP phosphodiesterase, which gives rise to MSVLSPLRVVQITDVHLFADSDQLLLGLPTTESFEVVLRQVATLDPAPDLIVLTGDLSQDGKPESYKLLRSLLKPLGIPVYWLPGNHDYLPAMEPILDGSVISSQKSFCVRGWCFLLLNSQVPGHVHGCLKQESLKWLDHQLTAMRDYPTLVGLHHPPFLVGSNWLDGSTLQNSSDLFSVLDRHPQVRLVVFGHIHQEYSHQRQGVQYLGTPSTCIQFEPHSSDFALDQERPGFRLLHLYPDGTWWTAVERTNYVHELDLVTRGY